A section of the Chryseobacterium vaccae genome encodes:
- a CDS encoding replication initiation protein: protein MELLDTGTDDRLVYQHNVITSGRYDYSACMLDILFMVLSCLEKEKLEYTIHTHDIEEITGRKWNYKQLRDATAEIGSRLFEIETPEVYRQLWLFEYVDYMKGTGSFKIKINESAKPYFFDLKNNFTALQLKSVLNCSSKYAKRLYAIARQWRNVGTKRFEIQELKQMLGLIDKKGNEQFERISDFKIKVLDIARKQISENTDIEIDYELKKRGREFYWIILHINSQKFKQLEIDFEKPLKTQKFISKLVMYGFSQEQAELISEKEKEKDFDILITDLNEKIRQRKLKIENSAGYLIGVYQKKGILPVKN from the coding sequence ATGGAACTACTTGATACAGGCACTGATGACAGACTGGTTTATCAGCATAATGTAATCACCTCCGGGAGATATGATTACTCTGCCTGCATGCTTGATATTCTCTTTATGGTTCTTTCCTGCCTGGAAAAGGAAAAACTGGAATACACGATTCATACTCACGATATAGAAGAAATAACGGGACGAAAATGGAACTATAAACAGCTGAGAGATGCAACGGCAGAAATAGGCAGCAGACTGTTTGAAATTGAAACGCCTGAAGTATACCGCCAGCTCTGGTTATTTGAATATGTAGATTATATGAAGGGCACAGGCTCTTTTAAGATCAAGATTAATGAAAGCGCCAAGCCTTATTTTTTTGATCTGAAAAATAATTTCACGGCATTGCAGCTGAAATCTGTTTTAAACTGTTCTTCCAAATATGCCAAGAGGTTGTACGCTATTGCCCGCCAATGGAGAAACGTTGGAACTAAGCGTTTTGAAATCCAGGAATTAAAACAAATGCTTGGATTGATTGATAAAAAGGGAAATGAGCAGTTTGAAAGAATCAGTGATTTTAAAATTAAGGTTCTTGATATCGCCCGAAAGCAGATTTCAGAGAATACGGATATTGAGATTGATTATGAGCTTAAAAAAAGAGGTCGGGAGTTTTACTGGATTATCCTGCATATCAATTCTCAGAAGTTTAAACAGCTGGAGATTGATTTTGAAAAGCCCCTCAAGACTCAGAAATTCATCTCCAAATTGGTGATGTATGGTTTTAGCCAGGAACAGGCTGAACTGATTTCCGAAAAAGAGAAAGAAAAAGACTTTGATATCTTAATCACAGACCTGAACGAAAAGATAAGACAGAGAAAACTGAAGATAGAAAATTCTGCAGGCTATCTTATTGGTGTTTACCAGAAAAAAGGAATTCTGCCGGTAAAAAACTAA
- a CDS encoding ParA family protein has product MAKIILTTHQKGGVGKSTLTFNLAANLKESAKVCIIDFDAQGSLYQVRDLSDVPIFLEDQLKEIQNSDFDFIFIDTPPYLSNKLPELCDLADVIIIPTKAGVLDLLAIKSTIDMIEQSGNEEKAVIVFNMVKPNTTLTDEIKDQLNEYNVRVSKNMMSDLVAFSRSVLINGVDNNNKAQKQIDALTKEVLTIAIK; this is encoded by the coding sequence ATGGCTAAAATTATATTAACAACCCATCAGAAAGGAGGGGTAGGAAAATCAACACTAACATTCAATCTTGCCGCTAATCTTAAGGAGAGTGCAAAAGTCTGTATTATTGATTTTGATGCCCAGGGCTCTTTATACCAAGTCCGGGATTTGTCTGATGTTCCTATTTTTCTTGAGGACCAGTTAAAAGAAATTCAGAATTCAGATTTTGATTTTATCTTCATAGATACGCCCCCTTATCTTTCTAATAAACTGCCGGAGCTTTGTGATCTTGCAGATGTCATTATTATTCCAACCAAAGCCGGGGTTCTGGATCTTCTAGCCATTAAAAGTACCATTGATATGATTGAACAGTCCGGAAACGAAGAAAAAGCAGTTATTGTTTTCAATATGGTGAAACCCAATACCACGCTTACGGATGAAATAAAAGATCAATTAAACGAATACAATGTTCGGGTTTCCAAAAATATGATGTCCGACCTGGTGGCGTTTTCCCGATCTGTTTTAATTAATGGAGTGGATAACAATAATAAAGCACAGAAGCAAATTGATGCTCTAACAAAAGAAGTTTTAACCATTGCAATCAAATAA